The genomic stretch CAGGCCGAGGACAGTCTGCGGCTCAATCCACGGGTGCGTGAGGGCCTGCTGCACCGGGTGGTGCTGCGGACCGGCCTGGACACACTGGAGATCTGCACGGTCGTCCTGCGGGTGATCGCCCGTACCCTCACCGACCTGGCCAAGGAACGCGACCCCGAGCCGTTGTTCGCACCGCAGATCGGTGCCGCGGTGGAACAGCTGCTGTCCGAGATCGCCGACGCGCTGGTGAGCTTCGCGGTGCTGGTCACCTCCCAGGTCAGCGAAAACGCCGAGTCCGCGGAGGAGCGGCTCACCCACGAGCTGCGCCAGGCCGCCGCGACCCGGGACAAGCTCGCCCAGCTGCTGCTGGAGGAGGTCCAGCGCGACGCCCGCCAGTGGCAGCTGCACGGCGCGGTGCTGACCGAGGTCAACCGCATCCTCGACGAGCTGGACACCGAGCACCGCTCGCGCCGGCTGCTGGAGGAGCTGGACCGGGTCTCCAGCGAGCAGCGTGAGCGGATGCCGCGGCTGACCCGGTTCAGGGAGAGCGTGCGGACGGGCCGGAACCGACTCGCCGCTGCCCGTCGCTCCAAGTGACGCGGTCGGCCGAGGGGACGTCCTCGGTTGCACCGGCCGGGTGATCCACGCGAGGGTGGCTGTCGCGAGGGCAGCGGACGAGCTGAGGGTGTGGACATGGGCAGTGGTGGCGTGAGCAGGCGCCGGTTCGTCGGCGCGCTCGCGGGAACCGCGGCCGCGGTGGCGCTCCCTGGCTGCGAGGAGAAGCCGGCACCGGCCGAGAAGCCGGCACAGCCCGAGCGGTCATCGGCACCCGAGGCCACACCGGGCGTCTCCCGCGAGGCCGCCCCGGGTCCGCGCGCGCTGTACCTCGGCACGTACACCTCGGCGGACGGCGGCGGCCGGGGCATCGGTGTCGCCTCGTACGACGTAGGGACGGGCCGGATCACCGGCGCGGGCACGATCGAGGACGTCGCCGACCCGTCGTATCTCGCGGTCCACCCGGACGGGAACACGCTGTACGCGGTGAACGAGCGCGAGGACGGTGCCGTGACCGCGGTCCGGCTGTCCGACCGCAAGGTCCTGGGCAGCCGGGGCAGCGGCGGGTCGGCGCCGTGTCATCTGTCGGTACATCCGGGTGGCCGCTGGCTGTTCAGCGCGAACTACGGCACCGGCAGTGTGGCCGTACACCCGATCGAGCCCTCCGGCGCGCTCGGCGAGCGCACCGACCTGGTCACGCACTCCCGTCCGGCACCGGGCCCGGGCCAGGACGGCCCGCACGCCCACCAGATCCTCACCAGCCCCGACGGCGGCCATGTCCTCGCCGTCGACCTCGGCACGGACACGGTGTACACCTACCGCCTCGACGGGGCGAGGGGCACGCTCGCCGAGCTCTCCCGCGCGCGGACCCGCCCGGGCGCGGGGCCCCGCCATCTGACGTTCCATCCCGGCGGGCGGTACGCCTATCTCGCCAACGAGGTCGACAACACCGTCGCGGTCTGCGCCTACTCCCCCGGCAGCGGCCGTGTCACCGTCGGCGCCGCGCAGTCCACGGGCACCGGGTCGGGCACCAGCTACCCGGCGCAGCTGGCCGTAACACCGAACGGCCGGTACGCCTTTCTCGCCAACCGGGGCCACAACAGCCTCTCCCGGTACGCGGTGGAGGCGGACGGGGCCCGGCTCAGGCTGCTCGGCACGGTCCCGGTGGGCGGTGACTTCCCGCGCCAGATCGCCCTCTCCCCGGACGGCGGGCTGCTCTTCGCGGCGAACCAGCGGTCGAGCACCGTGAGCGTCTTCCACGTCGACGCGGACAGCGGTGAACTGCGGCTCGCGGGCGAGCCGTTCGCATCACCCGTCGCCGTCTGCGCGCTGCCGCTGTAGGGGCCGGGGCCGCGGGCACGAGGCCGCGCTCGCCTGCCCGAGCAGCACATGCATGCGCTCGGTGAGCTGCGCGACGTCGTCGGCCGGGCGGTGGAAAGGCAGTCGTACGTCGCCGTGGGCGCGGGCGCGTTCGATGCGCAGGGTCAGTCCGTGCCGGTCGACGGCGAGCGGCTGGACGCGGACGGCGCCGTGCAGGCTGTCGGGCTCGACGAGCCGGGTGAGCCGTTCGACCGCGTCCGGATGGCAGTCGGCGAGATGGGTGAGCAGCCGGGCCTCGGCCGTGACCAGCGGGTCGGGCCGGGCGGCGGCGAACTCGTCGAGGTCGACGACGACGGCACCGCTGGGCCTGCGCAGCACTACACGCGTGGCCTGGAAGGCGAGCTGACCCTCCTGCGCGGCGAACCAGCCGGCGAGCCAGAGCCGGGCCCGGATACGGTTGCGTACGGGGACGGGCGCGACGTCGGCGAACTCCAGCACGGCGGACGGCTCTCCGCGCGGCGCGCAGATCGCGGCGGTGACCAGGGCGCTGTCCTCGGGCACCTGGAGCAGCACCCGGCCGTCGTCGGTCACGGAGTGCGTGCCGACGAACTCCTCCCGGCCGCCCTCCGCGGTCACCGCGCAGGACCATGCAGTGGCGAGCATCGACCGGGCCTGTTCCGCCGCGGCAGGTGTGGCCGTCCAGCTCTGGCTGTCACCCATTTCCCGAACCTCCTTAGGTAAGCCTTGCCTAACCTATCGAAGATCGAGGCGCACGCCAACCACGCCACGCGATCGTGCGCGGAGTCACGGGACGACTCGAGCGACGCTCAGGGTGCGATGACGCCCAACAAGGCACGCGCACACAGGTCCCGCACCTGGTCCCGGGTCAGCTCCGCCGAGCCTCTCAGCCACTCCAGGCAGACGGCCGTGGTGAACGCCAGCCACCCCCGCACGGCGAGCGGGACATCGGGTCGCGCCCGACAGACCGGGCCGAACTCCGGGTCCTCGGCCATCGCCGCGAGAATCTGCCTCTCCTGGGCGGCGATGGCCCGCCGGTAGACCTTGCGTACGGCCCGGTCGCCGGAGGCTTCGGCGCGATGGAAGGCGCGGAAGCCGTGGGCGTGCTCCTCGACGTAGGCCAGGTAGGTGTCGAGGTTGGCGGTGAGCTGTTCGCGCACCGGGACGCCGGGGACCGCGGCCGTCATCCGCAGCATGCGCGCGCTCTCGCGGTCCACCACGGCGGCGAAGAAGTCC from Streptomyces davaonensis JCM 4913 encodes the following:
- a CDS encoding lactonase family protein — its product is MGSGGVSRRRFVGALAGTAAAVALPGCEEKPAPAEKPAQPERSSAPEATPGVSREAAPGPRALYLGTYTSADGGGRGIGVASYDVGTGRITGAGTIEDVADPSYLAVHPDGNTLYAVNEREDGAVTAVRLSDRKVLGSRGSGGSAPCHLSVHPGGRWLFSANYGTGSVAVHPIEPSGALGERTDLVTHSRPAPGPGQDGPHAHQILTSPDGGHVLAVDLGTDTVYTYRLDGARGTLAELSRARTRPGAGPRHLTFHPGGRYAYLANEVDNTVAVCAYSPGSGRVTVGAAQSTGTGSGTSYPAQLAVTPNGRYAFLANRGHNSLSRYAVEADGARLRLLGTVPVGGDFPRQIALSPDGGLLFAANQRSSTVSVFHVDADSGELRLAGEPFASPVAVCALPL
- a CDS encoding DUF2470 domain-containing protein; its protein translation is MGDSQSWTATPAAAEQARSMLATAWSCAVTAEGGREEFVGTHSVTDDGRVLLQVPEDSALVTAAICAPRGEPSAVLEFADVAPVPVRNRIRARLWLAGWFAAQEGQLAFQATRVVLRRPSGAVVVDLDEFAAARPDPLVTAEARLLTHLADCHPDAVERLTRLVEPDSLHGAVRVQPLAVDRHGLTLRIERARAHGDVRLPFHRPADDVAQLTERMHVLLGQASAASCPRPRPLQRQRADGDG
- a CDS encoding TetR/AcrR family transcriptional regulator codes for the protein MSANQGERTRRRLSTEERREQLLAVGARLFSESPYDEVWIEQVAEIAGVSRGLLYHYFPTKRDFFAAVVDRESARMLRMTAAVPGVPVREQLTANLDTYLAYVEEHAHGFRAFHRAEASGDRAVRKVYRRAIAAQERQILAAMAEDPEFGPVCRARPDVPLAVRGWLAFTTAVCLEWLRGSAELTRDQVRDLCARALLGVIAP